The segment CGTACGTTTTAGTTACGAAAAAATGGATGCTTCTTGGAACTTCATCAATAAAATCTGGAACGCATCTCGTTTCGTTATCATGAATGTTGAAGGGATGACCGTAGAAGATATTGATCTTTCAGGTGAGAAGACTGTAGCCGATCGTTGGATTTTGACACGTTTGAATGAAACAATCGCTAAAGTGACTGACTTATTTGAACAATTTGAATTTGGTGAGGCTGGTCGCCAATTGTATAACTTTATCTGGGATGATTTCTGTGACTGGTACATCGAGATGAGTAAAGAAACACTTTACGGTGAGGACGAAGTAGCGAAACAAACGAACCGTAGTATTCTTGTCCATACGTTGGATCAGATCTTACGCTTATTGCATCCGATCATGCCATTTGTTACAGAAGAAATCTGGCAACACATCCCTCATAAAGGAACATCTTTAGTAGTGGCTGATTATCCAGTCGTGCAACCGGAATACGATGATGAAGCTGCTTCAAAAGGGATGGAAGTACTGAAAGAATTGATTCGTTCTGTACGTAATATCCGTTCTGAAGTGAATACACCATTATCAAAACCAATCACGTTACTGATCAAAACAAATGATCCGAAGATCGATCAATTCTTAAATGAAAACACTAGCTATATCGAGCGCTTCTGTAATCCAGAAGAGTTGACGATCTCAAGTGACGTAACTGCACCGGATCTAGCAATGTCAGCGGTCTTGACTGGCGCGGAAATCTTCTTACCTTTAGAAGGGCTGATCAACATTGAAGAAGAAATCCAACGTTTAGAAAAAGAACTAGCAAAATGGACAGGCGAAGTGAAACGTGTACAAGGAAAATTAAGTAATGAGCGTTTTGTATCGAATGCACCGGATGATGTAGTTGAAGCAGAGCGTGCAAAAGAAAAAGATTATTCAGAAAAACAAGCAGCTGTCAATGAACGTATTGCGCAATTAAAATCAATCAAATAAAACGAAAGGGAGAGGTGACGGAAGTTGCCTCTCTTTTTTAAGTAAAAAGAGCTCTTCTGGATTTCATTGTTTCCTACGTAAGCTTTTTTGTTATAATGAAGAGGAATGGGGGGATAGTAACGTGAAAATCGAAGAAGCAATCAATTGGATCCATAGCCGATTACCATTTGGCTCACGTCCTGGATTAGACAGAGTAGAGGCCTTATTAGAGGTAGTCGGACACCCAGAAGAAAAAGTCAAAACGATCCATATTGCAGGGACGAATGGCAAAGGTTCAACAGTGACTTATTTAAGATATTTATTAGAAGAAGCCGGCTTGACAGTCGGAACATTTACTTCCCCATATATCGAATCCTTCAATGAGCGCATTTCGATCAATGGACAAGGCATTCCTGATGAATCATTGATTCGACTAGTAAAGAAATATCAACCGCTAGTTGAGCAGATGGATCAATTTGAAGCAGTAGCTGGTATTACCGAATTTGAAACGTTGACTGCTATGGCATTTGATTATTTCTTGGAAGAACAAGTGGACGTCGCGATCATTGAAGTGGGATTAGGTGGTTTACTCGACTCAACAAACGTAGCGAAACCTTTGTTGACGGGTATCACAACGATTGGTATGGATCATACAGATATTTTGGGCGACACGATCGAAGAAATCGCTGCTCAAAAAGCAGGGATCATCAAGCAAAATGTGCCACTGGTCACTGGAAATATCGTACCTGAAGCCTTGGCAGTGATCGAAAAACAAGCAAAATTAAAAAATGCTACACAACACGCATGGGGAGAGGCTTACACAGTCAGTTACAAACATCCGGCAGAAGAGTGGGGCGAAATTTTTTCATTCCAAAATGAATTTGGCAAAATCCCTAAGTTGACGATCCATATGATCGGGAAACATCAAGTTGAAAATGCTGGTATGGCGATTGAAATGTATCAAATCTATTGTGGAATGATGAATCTTCCATTCCGTGAAAAAGACGTGATCAATGGCTTGAAAAAGGCGCAATGGCCAGGACGTATGGAACGATTAAGTGAAGAACCCTTAGTGATTTTAGATGGGGCGCATAATACCCATGCGATGGCACGTTTAGTCCAAAATCTTAAACAAGAATTCAAAGGCTATCATATCCATCTTTTGTTCTCTGCTTTACGAACAAAAGAGGTTGATAAAATGTTACACCAATTACAAGAAGTACCAGATGCAACAATCTACGTCACTACTTTTGATTATCCTAAAGCCATTGAGCTGTCGGATATCCAAGCAACGAGTGATGAGAAAGTTACGATTGTTTCAATGTGGCAATTTGGGCTTGCAGAGATCTTGGAGAAGATGACGGCTGAGGATGTTCTTGTAGTGACAGGTTCACTCTATTTTATTTCGGAAGTGCGACGTTTGCTTGTACAGTTGGGAGGAAAAAATGAAAGTTAATGCAGTGATTTTTGATATGGATGGCTTATTATTTGATACAGAGATCGTTTATTATGAGGCATCCCAAACAGTAGCCGATCGGATGGGGTTTCCCTATGACAAAGATCTTTACTTGCGATTTTTAGGCGTTTCTGATGAAGAAGTTTGGGCGAACTACCATACTATTTTTGCAAACTTTGGTCGAGAAACTGTCCAAAAATTTATCGACGATTCCTATCAAGAAACGCTTGATCGTTTTGCTTTAGGTCAAGTTAAATTAAAATCAGGTGTTTTAGAATTCTTGAACTTTTTGGAAGAAAAAGATATCCCAAAAGTAGTCGCATCAAGTAATCAGCGACATGTCATTGAACTGTTGCTAGAAAAAAATAATCTACGTCATCGTTTTGATATGATCGTCTCAGCTGAAAATGTCAAACGTGCAAAACCAGATCCAGAAATCTTTTTACATGCCCAGGCGTTATTAGGTACTGAAAAAGCGGAGACATTGATATTAGAAGATTCACAAAATGGGGTACTAGCGGCGTATGGTGCAGGAATCCCAGTAATCATGGTGCCAGATTTACTAGCGCCTTCTGATGAATTAGCCGCTAAGACAACAGCGATTGTTTCTTCACTTCATGAAGTTCCGGCATTGATCAAATAAAAATAAAATAAATATCCTCCTTTTTCGTATCTTATTTTGAGCGCACGGGAAAGGAGGTTTTTTATGGAAAAAAATTTGCTTCAAACAGTACCCGCCACGTCTCTACCAAGGGAGAGGATGGAGACTTATGGAGAGGATGCGTTATCAGATCAAGAGCTTTTAGCCATTTTGCTTCGGACTGGTCAGCATCCATATAACGTATTAGAAGTTGCGGGTACGTTATTGAAGAAATTTGGTGGTTTAGCGCTCTTGAGACAAGCAACACTAGCAGAATTAGAAGCGGTTCGTGGGATTGGTCGGGTCAAAGCCTTAGAGATCAAAGCATTGATCGAGCTGGGGCGACGGATACAAGTCGATCAGTTGCGTCAAACAACGACTGTCCATGCGAGTTATGAATTGGCAAAATAATTGATCCTAGAACTAAAAGATCAAAAACAAGAACATTTAGTTTGCATCTATCTCGATACCAA is part of the Enterococcus mundtii genome and harbors:
- a CDS encoding bifunctional folylpolyglutamate synthase/dihydrofolate synthase is translated as MKIEEAINWIHSRLPFGSRPGLDRVEALLEVVGHPEEKVKTIHIAGTNGKGSTVTYLRYLLEEAGLTVGTFTSPYIESFNERISINGQGIPDESLIRLVKKYQPLVEQMDQFEAVAGITEFETLTAMAFDYFLEEQVDVAIIEVGLGGLLDSTNVAKPLLTGITTIGMDHTDILGDTIEEIAAQKAGIIKQNVPLVTGNIVPEALAVIEKQAKLKNATQHAWGEAYTVSYKHPAEEWGEIFSFQNEFGKIPKLTIHMIGKHQVENAGMAIEMYQIYCGMMNLPFREKDVINGLKKAQWPGRMERLSEEPLVILDGAHNTHAMARLVQNLKQEFKGYHIHLLFSALRTKEVDKMLHQLQEVPDATIYVTTFDYPKAIELSDIQATSDEKVTIVSMWQFGLAEILEKMTAEDVLVVTGSLYFISEVRRLLVQLGGKNES
- a CDS encoding HAD family hydrolase — encoded protein: MKVNAVIFDMDGLLFDTEIVYYEASQTVADRMGFPYDKDLYLRFLGVSDEEVWANYHTIFANFGRETVQKFIDDSYQETLDRFALGQVKLKSGVLEFLNFLEEKDIPKVVASSNQRHVIELLLEKNNLRHRFDMIVSAENVKRAKPDPEIFLHAQALLGTEKAETLILEDSQNGVLAAYGAGIPVIMVPDLLAPSDELAAKTTAIVSSLHEVPALIK